Sequence from the Ignavibacteria bacterium genome:
TTTGCCTTTTGGCTGTGGAATTGCACGACCAAGTTGTTTTGCAGTTTCAATCCATTCTTGAATAATTGTTTCAGCATTTGATAATGCGGATTGATATGTTTCACCATCTGCCATACATCCCGACAATTCCGG
This genomic interval carries:
- a CDS encoding type II toxin-antitoxin system HicB family antitoxin — its product is MSKYEIIIYWSDDDNAFIAEVPELSGCMADGETYQSALSNAETIIQEWIETAKQLGRAIPQPKGKLMYA